In Candidatus Bathyarchaeota archaeon, a single genomic region encodes these proteins:
- the eno gene encoding phosphopyruvate hydratase, whose product MHYKIKEVKAREILDCRGNPTIEVEVITEDEVSEMASVPSGKSKGTHEALELRDGEKRYQGKGVLKAVKNINEIIAPKLKGKDVTKQREIDELLCEIDGTENKSKIGANAITGVSLAIAKVASKALGIPLYRYIGGVNSYVLPVPVLDLIEGGMLAATDLDFQEHQVMPIGAKSFSEAIRIGMEVYYELGKILIKKYGKHSLNVGVEGGYTPLGMNDPREAFKTELKAIEELGYEKQFVLSLDAAATHLYDRKKGKYNLMGKEITRGKLIDFYEDLASTYPIQSIEDPLEEEDFEGFAELTKTLNIQIIGDDLFTTNIKRLKKGIEMGAANAILLKVNQIGTLSEALDVAQLAFRSHYSVQVSERSGQTEDTWLADLTVGLNAGQIKTGVTRSERTAQYNRLLRIEEELGKLAKYAGKNFRQLF is encoded by the coding sequence ATGCATTATAAAATTAAAGAAGTTAAAGCTAGGGAAATACTCGATTGTAGAGGAAACCCGACAATTGAAGTTGAAGTTATAACAGAAGATGAAGTTTCTGAAATGGCAAGTGTTCCAAGTGGAAAATCTAAGGGGACCCATGAGGCTTTAGAACTTAGAGATGGAGAAAAAAGATATCAAGGAAAGGGTGTTCTTAAAGCTGTTAAAAATATAAATGAAATCATAGCACCTAAATTAAAAGGAAAAGATGTAACCAAACAAAGGGAAATTGATGAACTATTATGTGAGATTGATGGAACTGAAAATAAATCAAAAATAGGCGCTAATGCGATTACTGGAGTTTCTCTTGCTATAGCGAAAGTTGCTAGTAAAGCTTTAGGCATACCTCTTTATAGATATATTGGTGGAGTAAACTCGTATGTTTTACCTGTTCCAGTTTTAGATCTTATAGAAGGGGGAATGCTTGCTGCTACTGATCTTGATTTTCAAGAACATCAAGTAATGCCTATTGGAGCTAAAAGTTTTTCAGAAGCTATAAGAATTGGAATGGAGGTTTACTATGAATTAGGAAAAATTTTAATAAAAAAGTATGGTAAACACTCTTTAAATGTAGGAGTAGAAGGAGGTTATACACCTTTAGGAATGAATGACCCAAGAGAAGCTTTTAAAACTGAATTAAAAGCTATAGAAGAACTTGGATATGAAAAGCAATTCGTGCTTAGTTTAGATGCTGCTGCCACTCATTTATATGATAGAAAAAAAGGGAAATATAATTTAATGGGAAAAGAGATTACTCGAGGAAAGCTTATAGATTTTTATGAGGATTTGGCTTCAACATACCCTATTCAATCGATTGAAGATCCATTGGAAGAAGAGGATTTTGAAGGCTTTGCAGAATTAACAAAAACTTTAAATATTCAAATAATAGGTGATGATCTTTTTACTACAAATATTAAGCGATTAAAGAAAGGAATTGAAATGGGAGCTGCAAACGCTATTTTATTAAAAGTTAATCAAATAGGAACTCTTAGTGAAGCTTTAGATGTTGCTCAATTAGCTTTTAGAAGTCATTATAGCGTACAAGTATCTGAAAGATCAGGTCAAACTGAAGATACATGGCTAGCGGATTTAACTGTTGGATTAAATGCTGGGCAAATAAAAACCGGAGTAACCCGAAGTGAAAGAACAGCACAATATAATCGCCTGCTTAGAATTGAAGAAGAACTTGGAAAATTAGCAAAATACGCTGGAAAAAACTTTCGGCAGCTATTCTAA
- the larA gene encoding nickel-dependent lactate racemase: MRDLIKFPFGQKEVIVRIPKSNLLQVLKMKSLKGLANEAEGIKKALQNPINTLPLNEVVKPHSKVVIVISDKTRPVPNRKIVSCILDELYNLAVRDIKILVALGMHTPNTKIELKQMLGKKILEKIKVLNHEPLNKKKIKYIGDTSRGTPVEVNTLVTNADVKIITGYIEPHEFAGFTGGRKSILPGVSGINTIKWNHRPEFFEHFKAKIGILNGNPIHEDMVEAARMVGIDFMVNVALNKRKEITKVVAGDFLEAYYNGVEFYKHYATAKVNQQADIVITSSGYPLDRDFYQSVKSIIAAELIVKKGGTIILLTESRDGIGPHLFSYWLKKASSLNDLIEKIKREDFKPEFDHCYLLARVLKKCKLIVVSSQPQLKRIKFLTVVSSIKTALNMAFRSQERCAEVIALPYATGVIPKLTRNK, from the coding sequence TTGAGAGATCTAATAAAATTTCCTTTTGGACAGAAAGAAGTTATAGTGAGAATCCCAAAAAGTAATTTACTTCAAGTTTTAAAAATGAAAAGTCTTAAAGGCCTTGCAAACGAGGCGGAAGGAATAAAAAAAGCATTGCAAAATCCTATAAACACTTTACCTCTTAATGAGGTTGTTAAACCTCATAGTAAAGTTGTGATCGTTATTAGCGATAAAACACGTCCAGTTCCAAATAGGAAAATCGTTTCCTGTATACTAGATGAATTATATAATTTAGCTGTAAGAGATATAAAAATTTTAGTTGCTCTTGGTATGCATACACCTAATACTAAGATAGAACTTAAGCAGATGCTTGGGAAGAAGATTTTAGAAAAAATTAAAGTTTTGAATCATGAGCCGCTTAATAAAAAGAAAATTAAATATATAGGTGATACATCAAGGGGGACTCCTGTTGAAGTGAATACTTTAGTAACCAATGCTGATGTAAAAATTATAACAGGGTATATAGAACCTCATGAATTTGCAGGCTTTACTGGTGGAAGAAAAAGCATTCTTCCTGGAGTTTCTGGCATTAACACTATTAAATGGAATCATAGACCGGAATTTTTCGAGCATTTTAAAGCTAAAATTGGCATTTTAAATGGAAACCCAATTCATGAAGATATGGTTGAAGCCGCACGAATGGTTGGAATCGACTTTATGGTTAATGTGGCGCTTAATAAGAGAAAAGAAATTACAAAGGTAGTTGCAGGCGATTTTTTAGAAGCTTACTATAACGGTGTTGAATTTTATAAACATTATGCGACTGCTAAAGTTAACCAACAAGCAGATATAGTTATAACATCTTCAGGCTATCCTTTAGATCGTGATTTTTATCAGTCCGTTAAATCCATTATAGCAGCTGAGTTAATTGTAAAAAAAGGAGGCACTATCATTTTACTTACTGAAAGTAGAGATGGAATAGGTCCACATTTATTTAGCTATTGGTTAAAAAAAGCATCATCATTAAATGATTTAATTGAAAAAATTAAAAGGGAAGATTTTAAACCTGAGTTTGACCATTGCTATTTACTAGCTAGGGTATTAAAGAAGTGTAAACTCATAGTTGTTTCATCCCAACCTCAGCTTAAAAGAATTAAATTTCTGACGGTAGTAAGCTCTATAAAAACTGCTTTAAACATGGCCTTTAGGAGTCAGGAAAGATGCGCAGAGGTTATAGCCTTACCATATGCAACAGGAGTTATTCCTAAGCTTACAAGAAATAAATAA